A single region of the Candidatus Protochlamydia amoebophila UWE25 genome encodes:
- the icd gene encoding isocitrate dehydrogenase: protein MAAQLIPITVAEGDGIGPEIMDATLRILKAAGAPLDIKNVEIGEKVYLSGQPTGIENSTWDLIRQSKALLKAPITTPQGGGFKSLNVTIRTTLGLYANVRPCVAYYPFVETKYPGMNVVIVRENEEDLYTGIEYRQTPDVYEALKLITRPGCEKIIRYAFEYAQIYHRKKVTCFTKDNILKLTDGLFHKIFDEIGAEYPQIEKEHWIVDIGAAKLADTPTAFDVIVMPNLYGDILSDVAAQIAGSVGLAGSANIGNSGAMFEAIHGSAPRRAGQNLANPSGLLLAAIQMLVHLEQSNLAELIHNAWLKTLEEGIHTYDIFKEKTSKQKVGTKEFANAVTARLGKKPETLPAAHYSTSFHIKHSNFSSLKNFKQELYGIDIFIKWSEDVETLATLLQSTSNHDLKLKMINNRGVKVWPNKMPETACIDNWRCRFISSTNKIVSQEQILNLLNRLVQKKLTLTQTAYLFAFDGQAGYTLAQDEQ from the coding sequence ATGGCAGCACAACTGATACCGATTACTGTGGCCGAGGGAGATGGAATTGGGCCGGAAATTATGGATGCTACGCTAAGAATTTTAAAAGCAGCTGGAGCTCCTTTAGATATAAAAAATGTTGAAATTGGAGAAAAGGTTTATTTAAGTGGACAACCAACAGGAATTGAAAATTCCACTTGGGATTTAATTAGACAATCCAAAGCTCTTTTAAAAGCCCCAATTACCACTCCCCAAGGTGGTGGCTTTAAAAGTCTAAACGTGACCATTCGCACCACTCTAGGATTATATGCTAATGTGCGCCCTTGTGTAGCTTATTACCCATTCGTTGAAACCAAATATCCAGGCATGAACGTTGTGATTGTCAGAGAAAACGAAGAAGACCTTTATACTGGAATTGAATATCGACAAACTCCCGACGTCTACGAAGCACTTAAACTCATTACAAGACCCGGATGTGAGAAAATCATTCGTTATGCTTTCGAATATGCGCAAATCTATCACCGCAAAAAAGTCACTTGTTTTACAAAAGATAATATTTTGAAGTTAACTGATGGGCTTTTCCATAAAATTTTTGATGAAATTGGAGCCGAATATCCACAAATTGAAAAAGAGCATTGGATTGTTGATATCGGAGCAGCTAAACTAGCTGATACACCAACAGCTTTTGATGTAATTGTTATGCCTAATTTGTATGGAGACATTTTATCAGATGTTGCTGCTCAAATTGCTGGATCTGTCGGTCTAGCCGGATCTGCAAATATTGGTAATTCGGGAGCCATGTTTGAAGCTATTCATGGATCTGCGCCTAGACGGGCTGGACAAAATCTAGCCAATCCTTCAGGTCTTTTACTGGCTGCCATTCAAATGCTTGTTCATTTAGAACAATCGAATTTAGCTGAACTCATTCATAATGCCTGGCTAAAAACGCTTGAAGAAGGGATTCATACTTATGATATTTTTAAAGAAAAAACAAGTAAGCAGAAAGTTGGAACAAAGGAATTTGCGAATGCCGTAACTGCCCGTTTAGGAAAAAAACCCGAAACATTACCCGCAGCTCACTATAGCACATCTTTTCATATCAAACATTCCAACTTTTCATCTCTTAAAAATTTCAAACAAGAATTATATGGGATAGACATTTTTATTAAATGGAGCGAAGATGTAGAAACATTAGCGACTCTTCTTCAATCCACGTCTAATCACGATTTAAAATTAAAAATGATCAATAACCGAGGTGTAAAAGTATGGCCAAATAAAATGCCTGAAACAGCTTGCATAGACAACTGGCGTTGTAGATTCATATCTTCTACAAATAAAATCGTATCCCAAGAGCAAATTCTCAATTTACTAAACAGACTTGTACAAAAAAAACTTACGCTGACACAAACTGCTTATTTATTTGCTTTTGATGGACAGGCGGGTTATACTTTAGCTCAAGATGAACAATAA
- a CDS encoding dicarboxylate/amino acid:cation symporter codes for MKLWLKIFIGLALGVLAGIILGERAALLKPLGTIFLNLINMIIPLLILSSMAIGITSIHDPQKLGRVGGKTIGIYFITTVISILIGILFANSFQVGSGLHLTSVNIIEAKTPSFSEIIVSIIPSNPVAALASGSILQIIVFAVFLGIAINFSGEKGIPLKNFLESLADVMYRLTSLVMEFSPIGVFGIMAWVAGTFGISLLIPLFKFLGVYYLACLIHLAVVYSLILLKGLGHLQILPFFKGMGDAIMMAFSTGSSAATLPVAMHCLQENLGVSKNISNFVLPLGLTMNMNGSAIFQAMSAIFIAKAYAIPLDLSAYITLLMTATMAAIGTAGVPGGGFVMLSAVLTSLGLPLEGLAVLVGIDRLREMVTTVLNILGDAAVTVFIAKQEGELDERKYYHTELVEFEGKI; via the coding sequence ATGAAGTTGTGGCTGAAAATTTTCATTGGTTTGGCGTTAGGTGTTTTAGCAGGAATTATTTTGGGAGAAAGGGCTGCTTTATTAAAGCCTTTAGGAACTATTTTTCTCAATTTGATCAACATGATTATTCCTTTGTTGATTCTCTCTTCAATGGCTATAGGAATCACAAGTATTCACGATCCTCAAAAATTAGGGCGCGTGGGGGGTAAAACGATTGGGATTTATTTCATTACAACAGTCATTTCTATTTTAATCGGTATATTATTTGCTAATTCTTTTCAAGTTGGTTCAGGCCTTCATTTAACATCTGTCAATATCATAGAAGCAAAAACTCCTTCTTTTAGTGAAATTATTGTCTCAATTATTCCGAGCAATCCAGTTGCTGCTTTAGCGAGTGGGAGTATTTTGCAAATCATTGTTTTTGCAGTTTTTTTAGGAATTGCAATTAATTTTTCTGGAGAAAAGGGAATTCCTTTAAAAAACTTTTTAGAATCTTTAGCTGATGTCATGTACCGTTTAACTTCATTAGTGATGGAATTTTCTCCGATTGGAGTTTTTGGCATCATGGCTTGGGTCGCTGGGACGTTTGGTATTTCTTTATTGATCCCTTTGTTTAAATTTTTAGGCGTTTATTATTTAGCTTGTCTCATTCATTTGGCAGTTGTTTACAGCCTTATTTTATTAAAAGGATTAGGACATTTGCAGATTTTACCTTTTTTTAAAGGAATGGGTGACGCCATTATGATGGCTTTTTCAACAGGAAGTAGCGCAGCAACTTTACCTGTGGCCATGCACTGTTTACAAGAGAACTTAGGTGTTTCAAAAAATATTTCAAATTTTGTCCTTCCTCTTGGCTTGACAATGAATATGAACGGTTCAGCTATCTTTCAAGCCATGAGTGCTATATTTATTGCAAAAGCCTATGCGATCCCATTAGACCTATCTGCTTACATTACACTTTTAATGACAGCAACCATGGCTGCCATCGGGACCGCTGGGGTTCCTGGAGGCGGATTTGTGATGCTCTCGGCGGTCCTTACTTCACTAGGACTTCCTTTAGAAGGTTTAGCTGTTTTAGTGGGTATCGATCGGTTACGAGAAATGGTTACCACAGTATTGAATATTTTAGGCGATGCTGCAGTGACAGTGTTTATTGCTAAGCAAGAGGGCGAGTTGGACGAACGTAAATATTACCATACTGAACTTGTCGAATTCGAAGGGAAAATCTAA
- the lpxK gene encoding tetraacyldisaccharide 4'-kinase — translation MFLRKIEIYLKEIIKEKRKGKLSTFIKWILLPLSWIYGFIVSIRNWLYDQGWMKRYVPPVSLVISIGNIVAGGTGKTPVTLLLAQAFYERYTLAILSRGYRSKVEKLETPVILCEGQGPIFPASYSGDEPYIYAQRFPKSIVIVGRNRKKASFLAAKAGAQVILLDDAMQHRRIARDYDVVVIDVSDPFGRGYYLPRGFLREDVHSLSRADLLILNNIVDAEQFENVKNQLRAYSLAPIVGVKGIVCHPRDLKGCQIDNLHETKVAMFCAIAHPEYFKRTLESEGIKVVSEFCLPDHDEIKERKLELFALQSKELGAEWLICTEKDRVKLPDQMTLSLPIAWIQIDLTVIDGQNEWNSFLAQAEAKIS, via the coding sequence ATGTTTTTGAGAAAAATTGAAATTTATCTCAAGGAAATCATTAAAGAAAAACGAAAAGGAAAATTATCTACATTTATTAAATGGATACTTTTACCGTTGAGTTGGATTTATGGTTTTATTGTGTCTATTCGAAATTGGCTTTATGATCAAGGATGGATGAAAAGATACGTTCCTCCCGTCTCTTTGGTCATCAGTATTGGCAATATCGTCGCTGGCGGAACAGGTAAAACTCCGGTCACTCTTCTTCTTGCTCAAGCTTTTTATGAACGTTACACATTAGCTATTTTATCTCGAGGGTATCGATCGAAAGTAGAAAAATTAGAAACCCCAGTTATCCTTTGTGAGGGGCAGGGACCAATTTTTCCTGCTTCTTATTCCGGAGATGAACCTTATATTTACGCTCAACGTTTTCCCAAATCGATTGTGATTGTTGGAAGGAACCGTAAAAAAGCATCTTTTTTAGCAGCCAAAGCTGGAGCTCAAGTTATTTTATTAGACGATGCTATGCAACACCGTCGCATTGCTAGGGATTATGATGTTGTCGTGATAGATGTTTCAGATCCTTTTGGCCGAGGTTATTATCTACCAAGAGGATTTTTAAGAGAGGATGTCCACTCTTTATCTCGGGCCGATTTATTAATTTTAAACAATATTGTTGATGCAGAACAGTTTGAGAATGTAAAAAATCAGCTTAGAGCTTATAGTTTAGCTCCAATAGTAGGGGTCAAAGGAATAGTCTGCCATCCAAGGGATTTAAAGGGATGCCAAATAGACAACTTACATGAAACTAAAGTGGCTATGTTTTGTGCGATTGCTCATCCAGAATATTTTAAGCGCACCTTAGAGTCTGAGGGAATAAAAGTTGTTTCAGAATTTTGTTTACCTGATCACGATGAGATTAAAGAGAGAAAATTAGAATTATTTGCTTTACAATCTAAAGAGTTAGGGGCTGAGTGGTTGATTTGTACGGAGAAAGATCGTGTAAAATTACCAGATCAAATGACTTTAAGTTTACCAATTGCTTGGATTCAAATCGATTTAACAGTTATCGATGGGCAAAACGAATGGAATTCCTTTCTTGCACAGGCTGAAGCTAAAATTTCTTAA